The Cololabis saira isolate AMF1-May2022 chromosome 18, fColSai1.1, whole genome shotgun sequence genome contains the following window.
TCAGataatacgcacacacaaatgttttgagtcGATTTTCTCTCCATCCAAAATAGCCAGAGGAACACGTTCAAAGCTCTGCTAAACATCTGAATCGTCATTGTGTTGCGTTCCAGCCGGCCCGCTCACCCTCCTGGACCAGTGTTCGTTTGAGTATGCGAGCATCTGCGGGATGATCCAGAGCTCCTCCGACGATGCCGACTGGGTTCACACCAAGAGTGAAGAGGATCACACCCTCCTGGGGAGGTGCAGAGGTCAGAGCCCATTCTGAAGCCGTTCTACGTCAGCTCGGACAGCATGGCGATGCTTAGTTTGCTCTGTTTTGCAGATGCGGGTTATTTCATGCACTTCAACACCGCGACCGGGAAGTCTCAGGAGTCAGCTTTACTGGAATCTCGAACCCTTTACCCGAAGAGGAAGCTCCAGTGTCTGCAGTTCTTCTACAAGATGACAGGAAGCCCCAGAGACCGGCTGGTGATCTGGGTCAAGATGGATGACGGCACAGGCACTGTCCGCCGAATGAAGAAAATACACACCTTTGATGGTATTTTGTATAGCGTTCATGTCGACTGTGTAGTATAATTGTATAACTCTTGCATGTGCGTTAACACGTGAGTTATCCTGGAGGCAAAATTCACTGGACATTTCTACAGCTGCTCGGTTTGTTAAAAATAACATTCAAATGAAGTTACAGTAGGTTTAGATATCGTCAAGCAGGCAAACAAAGCAGAACAGGAAAACGGTTGTTCCCGGCGCGGCCAGTGAGAAGGTTCTGGCTTTTACACAGATCTCTTGTTCCTACACAGGATAATTTTCACATTACATTTACATTGTAAACATACTGTACATCTacagggtttatgttcatgttagtTGAGCCACTCGGATACATTAACAAATGCTTAGGTGTATACTGTACCTCATATAGTTTACCATCCAAAATAGTATTTTAAAAGACACAAATTAGTCCAATTAATAAAAAGCTGATAAAGTAACAatggtaataataattattgcaCCCCTAAGGAAACCAACAGTTTGCATTGAAACTTTTCTTTGACACAATCCCTgtcctgagcaagcaccaggcGACTGTGGGAAGGAAACACTCCCCTTGAACAGGAAGAGACCTCTGGCAAaactagtgctgtcaagcgattaaaaaaatggagtgattaattaattaaggtCAGTAATTAATTCATCTAATCGCTTTTtgaatctcacctaaaaattgctgaaaaaagccctgaacttgaggtgttttcctttgaattcactacattattgtggcagatcaaaagattgatatataacaacaaagtggctttataaagtcatgtatttattttgtaacagatgcagtcctagctgtttacatccacttggcaaaaaCATTCGCCAGCTTCTCTTTCGCAGACTTGCTCATGCGCGgggttgctgctaacgttagctgtggctgcgctcgcgacgggggctttgcgtttatgtggtaGCTAAAcatgagctgcttcggtggtgagaaaagtcctttccacaaaggaCACATATCACTCTATATGTATCAATGGTGCCGTTGGGGCGTTTAAGACATgtctgtccagctacaatgggagtctACCAGCGTAGCTAAACATGCCCACACACAGGGATAGCCAATCAGTGTCCACAAATAGTTTGTCCAGTCAGTTTCAGAAGGCACTATTCAGTTGATAGCTGAAAAGTTCATAAAACCATCTGATCCTTTTAGAAACGCTGTACTGCTGCTTCTGAAGTGGGATTTATGCTCCAGTTTATAGGATAGACTTCATTTGTTGCTTTGCATCTCTGAACTACATAAAGTAAGTAAATAACCGGATATGGTTTTGACACTTGAGACAGACAAGTATGAACGGCTGTGACGGAGGTCCTGTACGTAGGCTACATGCGTAGACTCTACATAGAACTTGGTACATTTACAAAATCTCACCCAACAGAATTGATCATTTATTGTCCATTTTCCTTTTCACAAAGCGGATTCTGACCACACATGGAAGATTGCCCACGTCCCAATGGAAGTAGGAGTGAAATTTCGCTACGCCTTCCAAGCCATGCGTGGCGATACGGATACGTCCAGGGGCGGTATCTACATCGACGATGTCAGCCTGACGGAGACGCGTTGCCCCAACGCGGTGTGGACCATCCACAACTTCTCTAAGATCATGGAGACGGCTGATGTCAACACAGTCATCAACAGCCCTCGTTTCTACAGCCCTGAAGGCTACGGCTACGGTGTCAGCATCAGTCCTCTGTCCCATTACACCGATTACACAGGGAACTACATGGGGCTCTACTTCCATTTGGCCAGCGGTGAGAATGACATAGTGATGAAGTGGCCTGCTGTGAACAGACAGGCCACGCTGGtggtgatggaccaggacccggaTATTTTACTAAGGATGTCTTCTGCTCGCAGTCTCACCACTGACCTGAGGACAAGTAAGTGATTTCTATCTCCTGAGAGACAAAAAAACCCACCATGATCAGTGAATAAACGATTTTACtcaagtttctttctttctcttaaaTCTCTATTCAGAGTCTGCTCCTTTATCAAAAAGTGTTGGGTTAAACACTATTGCATGTCAAATGAATCAATTATGCcacctttgtttgtttttcattgcTTTTGCTGTTTTTAGCTTCCGATGGAAAGCACTTCTGGGACAATCCCTCCAAAGTGGGGAAGTACGACCCCTCCTGTGGCTGCCACAGAAGCGAATCATGGGGCTGGAGGAACTTCATCAAGCACTTCGACCTCAGGAGGCGCAATTACCTCAAGAATGATGacctcatcatcttcatcgaCTTTGAGGGTTTGTGGACTTTGTTTGATATCCGtgtgttaaaataaaattattttctagattcaaaaaaaagttataaagTCAGTAGTGAAGCAGGAACAACTAGAAACTGTTTCTTTGTCCACAGATTTAACATCACTCATAAAAACAGAAGTTCCCATCAGGCCAAACGAATGAGTTCTGGTTAGCTTCTGCAACACTGCGAAACCGTAAGATCTCTGATGCTTTTGCATTTCATGTGTAAGATCACATGACATCACTGTgtgaaatgtgtttgtttttcattcagAGTAAATGGATGCAGGACAAGCAGTTTGGATGAGAAGAACCACCCGCGAAGCCTACCACAGTGTCGCGATCCTACTGTACATGTTGCCATCAAACAATTTGTTAGTCAACCGAATTGCTAAGTTtggaattaattaaaataattgaaGTCAATTGTTGAAGAAAGcatctgtttttttatgtttgtttgttttgtgctgCAAAAATCACCGCTATTTCATTGAATTAGAGGGAATGCACTTCTCAGAAAAACTGGAATATGTTACTGTAAATCCAGTTGTGACTTTCAAATCAATTCAATCAATTTGTATTTCTAACTCTTACAGCTAGTGTCTGCTATATGCAATAAATTGCTCCCAATTGCACAGTTCCTATTAATTTCCTTAATTTACATGGTCAACACCAATGCAAAGCATCCTGGGAAGGCAGCACATCAAGGTTGACATTGTTCCAAGCTACCT
Protein-coding sequences here:
- the mep1a.1 gene encoding meprin A, alpha (PABA peptide hydrolase), tandem duplicate 1, which translates into the protein MMEKVVLLFGLAGLVTSYAIPASFGVHEVYENGEDENPLLNRGSDANLVEGDIHIPKGRNALINERYRWKFPIPYILGDDLDLNAKGCVYQAFEMYRLKSCVDFKPYEGEKTFIKFEKRGGCFSSVGDQQDGQILSLGSGCDHKAVIEHELLHALGFYHEQSRTDRDDYVDIWLDQVSPGLEHNFNKYNDDFITDQNTAYDYESVMHYRPFSFNKNESVPTITTRIPEFYNIIGQYLDFSKMDVLRLNRMYNCSGPLTLLDQCSFEYASICGMIQSSSDDADWVHTKSEEDHTLLGRCRDAGYFMHFNTATGKSQESALLESRTLYPKRKLQCLQFFYKMTGSPRDRLVIWVKMDDGTGTVRRMKKIHTFDADSDHTWKIAHVPMEVGVKFRYAFQAMRGDTDTSRGGIYIDDVSLTETRCPNAVWTIHNFSKIMETADVNTVINSPRFYSPEGYGYGVSISPLSHYTDYTGNYMGLYFHLASGENDIVMKWPAVNRQATLVVMDQDPDILLRMSSARSLTTDLRTTSDGKHFWDNPSKVGKYDPSCGCHRSESWGWRNFIKHFDLRRRNYLKNDDLIIFIDFEDLTSLIKTEVPIRPNE